The Methanobacterium lacus genome includes a region encoding these proteins:
- the mer gene encoding 5,10-methylenetetrahydromethanopterin reductase — MKFGIEFVPNEPIDKIVKLVKLAEDVGFEYAWITDHYNNKNVYETLALIAEGTETIKMGPGVTNPYVRSPAITAAAVATLDELSNGRATLGIGPGDKATFDALGIEWTKPVSTIKDAITMMSTLMAGEKTESGAQLGGVKAVQEKVPIYMGAQGPMMLKTAGGFSDGALINASNPKDFEAAVPLIKQGAEEAGKSISDVDVAAYTCCSIDDDAGKALGAAKIVVAFIAAGSPPPVFERHGLPTDTGAKFGGMLAKGDFGGAIGAVDDALMEAFSVVGTPKEFVPKIEALAEMGVTQYVAGSPIGPNKEKSIKLLGEVIDSF; from the coding sequence ATGAAGTTTGGTATTGAATTTGTTCCGAATGAACCAATAGACAAGATTGTAAAGCTTGTAAAACTAGCAGAAGATGTAGGATTTGAATACGCATGGATTACAGACCACTACAATAACAAAAACGTGTATGAAACACTAGCATTAATTGCAGAAGGTACTGAAACCATTAAAATGGGTCCTGGTGTAACCAACCCCTACGTAAGAAGCCCAGCAATAACAGCAGCAGCTGTTGCAACTTTAGATGAATTATCCAATGGTAGGGCAACCCTAGGTATCGGACCTGGTGACAAAGCTACCTTTGATGCATTAGGTATTGAATGGACTAAACCAGTAAGTACCATAAAAGATGCAATAACAATGATGAGCACACTCATGGCAGGAGAAAAAACAGAAAGCGGAGCTCAGCTCGGCGGAGTTAAAGCTGTTCAGGAAAAAGTGCCAATTTATATGGGTGCTCAGGGACCTATGATGCTCAAAACCGCAGGAGGTTTCTCCGACGGTGCATTAATTAACGCATCAAACCCAAAAGACTTTGAAGCAGCAGTTCCTCTAATAAAACAAGGAGCTGAAGAAGCAGGCAAATCAATATCTGATGTAGATGTAGCAGCATACACATGTTGTTCCATAGACGACGACGCTGGCAAAGCACTCGGTGCAGCTAAAATAGTCGTTGCATTTATCGCAGCAGGATCACCACCACCTGTATTCGAAAGACACGGACTACCAACCGACACCGGAGCTAAATTCGGTGGAATGCTCGCTAAAGGAGACTTCGGAGGAGCAATCGGAGCAGTAGACGACGCTTTAATGGAAGCATTCTCTGTAGTAGGTACACCAAAAGAGTTCGTTCCAAAGATCGAAGCTCTCGCAGAAATGGGTGTAACTCAGTACGTTGCAGGTTCCCCAATAGGACCAAACAAAGAGAAATCCATAAAATTACTCGGAGAAGTTATAGACAGTTTCTAA